One region of Mycolicibacterium lutetiense genomic DNA includes:
- a CDS encoding oxygenase MpaB family protein: MNSTSPNRISIARRTSRWSDDDVTIADAMDLWGFAAGAANVIMQLSAPGVGYGVVESTVDSGNLLKHPWKRARTTLSYLAVAILGNAEDRAAFRDAVDAAHRQVRSGPASPVQYNAFDRDLQMWVAACLFVGLEDVYQLLRGRMTDAQAEQFYQSAATLGTTLQVSEQQWPPTRGDFDTYWDTACERVQMDDVVRRYLHDLVDLRMINPLLRIPFRPLLKFLTTGFLAPIFRDAVGFGWGPGRQRLFEWLFLAVAFGNRFLPVFIRQGGSYLLLADVRRRMAADKALI; this comes from the coding sequence ATGAACTCCACCTCCCCCAACCGGATCTCGATCGCCCGGCGCACCTCGCGCTGGTCCGACGACGACGTCACCATTGCCGATGCGATGGACCTCTGGGGTTTCGCTGCCGGCGCGGCCAACGTGATCATGCAGCTGTCCGCGCCCGGCGTCGGCTACGGCGTCGTGGAGAGCACGGTGGATTCCGGCAATCTGCTCAAGCATCCGTGGAAACGCGCCCGCACCACCCTGAGCTACCTGGCGGTCGCGATCCTCGGCAACGCCGAGGACCGAGCGGCGTTCCGCGATGCCGTCGACGCGGCTCACCGGCAGGTCCGGTCCGGGCCGGCAAGTCCCGTGCAGTACAACGCCTTCGACCGCGACCTGCAGATGTGGGTGGCGGCCTGCCTGTTCGTCGGGCTCGAGGATGTCTATCAACTGCTGCGCGGTCGGATGACCGACGCGCAGGCCGAGCAGTTCTACCAGTCCGCCGCCACGCTGGGCACCACCCTGCAGGTCAGCGAGCAGCAGTGGCCGCCCACACGGGGCGATTTCGACACCTATTGGGATACCGCGTGTGAGCGGGTCCAGATGGACGACGTCGTCAGGCGGTATCTGCACGACCTGGTGGATCTGCGGATGATCAACCCGCTGCTGCGGATTCCGTTCCGGCCGCTGCTGAAATTCCTGACCACCGGGTTTCTGGCGCCGATATTCCGGGACGCCGTCGGCTTCGGTTGGGGCCCGGGCCGACAGCGACTGTTCGAATGGCTGTTCCTGGCCGTGGCATTCGGCAACCGGTTCCTGCCGGTGTTCATCCGCCAGGGCGGCAGTTACCTCCTGCTGGCCGACGTGCGCCGGCGGATGGCGGCCGACAAGGCGCTGATCTGA